Genomic window (Capricornis sumatraensis isolate serow.1 chromosome 16, serow.2, whole genome shotgun sequence):
actgcttcagtattcctactttgagaatcccatgaacagtatgaaaaggcaaaaagatagggcactgaaagatgaactccctgggtcagtaggtgcccaatatgctactggagatcagtggagaaacaactccagaaagaatgaagagatggagccaaagcaaaaacaacacccagttgtggatgggactggtgatggaagcaaggtctgatgctgtaaagagcaatattgcataggaacctggaatgttaggtccatgaatcaaggcaaattggaagtggtcaaacagatgacaagagtgaatgtcgatattctaggaatcagcgaactaaaatggactagaatgggtgaatttaactcagatgaccattatatcttctactgtgggcaggaatcccttagaagaaatggagtagccatcatgatcaacaagagagtccaaaatgcagtactgggtgcaatttcaaaaacaacagaatgatctctgttcatttccaaggcaaaccattccatatcacagtaatccaagactataccctgaccagtaacactgaagaaactgaagttgaacggttctatgaagacctacaaggccttctggaattaacacccataaaagatgtccttttcattataagggactggaatgcaaaagtaggaagaaacacctggagtaacaggccagtttggccttggagtatggaatgaagcagggcaaaggctaataagagtttttccaagagaatgcactggtcatagtaaacaccctcttccaacaacacaagagaagactctacacatggacatcaccagatggtcaaccctgaaatcagattgattatattctttgcagccaaagatggagaagctctatacagtcagcaaaagcaagaccaggagctgactgtgactcagatcatgaactccttattgccaaattcagacttaagttgaagaaagtagggaaaaccactagaccattcaagtattacctaaatcaaatccctaacgattatacagtggaagtgagaaatagatttaagggactggatctgatagagtacctgatgaactttggatggaggttcgtgacattgtacaagaaacagggagaaagaaagaaatgcaaaaaagcaaaatggctgtctgaggaggccttacaaatagctgtgaaaagaagggaagcgaaaagcaaaggagaaaaggaaagatatacccatctgaatgcaggtttccaaagaagagcaaggagagataagaaagccttcctcaatgatcaggaACCTCCTTTAGACCTTAGCAATTGTCCGTTCAGTGTATGGGTGGATTTGGTTATTGAAGGTATATTATTAAAGCTGTTTGTGTCTACACTCGTAAATGAAAttgcttctaatttttttcctcaaaagttACTTAAATGCATGTCAAGGTTATATTAGCCTTATGAAATGactagcagatttttttttttgagactcacaggaaaaaattgtatatattagaATTATTAGTTTTATAAAGTTTGGTAGAACTCCTGTAACATAACTGGACCTGGTGTTTGTGTGTAGGTATTTAAATGTCAAGTCAAATCACATATAATTaaagtaattaaatattttctacacCTCATCCCCACAAAGACACATACAAACGTGCACACACAGTGACTAGAGTTGCTTCCTATCCTGGTAGccggctttattttttttaaatatattggaaagcacaaatagcatttaaaattttttgtctgATATAAAATGTCATGATGCCACAATCACCATATGCCAGCAATCAAgttcaaatggaaaaatatgatAAGTGCTTTTTACTCCACTGGAGATATGAATTAGGAAAGAAAGAACTtccttcaattattttttaaaagaacaaaccataaggcaaaaaaaaaaatgatagttattttaaatgtaaggTTTTCTGGTCTTTGAAGGACATCAAAGAtgacagaatgtgagaaaatatttaccaAGTCAACCGAGAGGAGATTTACATCTTGGATAAACAAAGAACATGTGAAATCAATTCAATAGAAACATTCACTAAAAACAATTAAcaaataatttatgaaataataaaatcccCAAATTCTAAGACTATTAGATAATGATCAAATCTGCTTGTAACtaaaggggaaaagggaaagataAGACATCACTTTACACTTATTTTCCAcaaaaaaagttaggaaaataTCAATGCTCACTCAGAAGTGAGGATGTGGGAACCCACATGTGCAATTAGCAAGATGGTACACTGGTGCATCCATCATGTAAAATGATCTGGAAAAACTTGGAAGATGAAATGTGTGCATGCCTTCAGACACAAAAATTCTGTCCCTAGGAGTACACCCTGGAAAACTTTCTCACTGAGTTAACTACAGTGGAGGCAAGTTGTGGGCAGTCTGCCCTCCATCACCAGGGAAACACATGGTAAGCTAGGATGGATGGACACCGTGGAGCAGTGCTACCCGctgtgtggtccatggaccagcaCCCGTCCTTGGACTCTCGGCTTCTACTGTGTGAGACAATGACTGAAAGTGGAGGGAGCACTTAGAACTATTACAGAATTTTAACAATGCTGAGACCTATTTATTGACTTTTACAAACACGGGGCCACAACAGATTGGAAATTTTATAAAGATGATTATGCTTTACTGTAAATACCTTGATAAACCATTCTACAAAGGGCTCTACAATTCCATGAAGCCATCATGACAGAGAAGATctacaaggaagaaaaagaaaaaaatgaagatatggaGGTAAGTGGAAACAAGATAATAAAGAACCCCATGGGTATGTCAAATTCAAATATAATGATTAGTATTTAGGCAAATTGgtatttctaattaaaatataggaaatataaaagaaagcttaattaaataaaatgatgttcTTATGTGTTCCCGAATTGATGTATGTATGAAGTACTATCCGTTTGCATATTGAAAACACAGCTACTGGTCCTTGGCAATTTCCGCAAACTATCAATGGCAATGTCTAAGTTAGGTGTCAACTTTCAGCCTTTAAAATCTAATTCAATTAAATCATGGAAAATATTCTCTGACCCCCCTCACTATGAAAttaaatatgtgtgtgcttagtcattcagtcatgtccaacacttagcaactccatggactctagcccaccaggctcctctgttcatgggattctcccggcaagaatcctggagtgggtagccattcccctctccagggaactgaaccagggtttcctgcattggcaggtggattctttaccatctgagcaaccagggaagctctgaaatTAAATACAGCATTAAAGTATCACAATCCTCTTAGCTTTCTCTGATCTTCTCTTTGCACCTTTTCAGCTAATATTTGATTTTGTTAGTGATGGAACAAAACAATGGCACTAGGGTGACTGAATTCATTCTCCTGGGATTCGCTGGTCAACACAAGTCTTGGCACGTCCTCTTCATTGTATTTCTAGTGATCTATGTGGTCGCCCTGGTAGGTAACATTGGCATGATCCTGCTCATCAAGACTGACTCTTCCcttcacacccccatgtactttttcctccAAAACTTGGCTTTTGTTGATCTCTGCTACACCTCTGCTATCACTCCAAAAATGCTGCAAAACCTTGTAGAAACAGAGCAATCCATCTCACTCATAGGATGTATGGTGCAATTGCTAGTCTATGGGGCTTTTGCAACAAGTGATTGCTACATCCTGGCTGCTATGGCAGtggaccgctatgtggccatctgtaacCCACTTCGCTATGGAACTGTTATGTCCCAGAGAGTCTGCAGTCAACTCTTAACTGGTTCATACTTCAAGGGTTTCCTAAATGCTTCTGTAAACACAAGTTTTACTTTCTCATTGAACTTTTGCAAAtccaataaaattaatcattttttctGTGATGCACCCCCAATTCTGGCCCTCTCATGCTCTAGTATTTACTTGAACATCATGTTCCTAACAGTCTTTGTGGGGTTTAACTTGACATTCACTGTGTCCGTAGTCATCTTTTCCTACATATTTATCCTGGCTGCCATCCTGAAGATCTCTTCTGCTGCAGGGCGGAAGAAAGCCTTCTCCACGTGTGCTTCCCACCTGACAGCTGTCACCATTTTCTATGGGACGCTCTCTTACATGTATCTGCACAATCGCACCATAGAATCTCAAGAGCAAGAAAAAATGGCTTCTGTGTTTTATGGCATTATAATCCCCATGTTAAATCCCCTCATTTATAGTCTGCGAAACCAAGATGTGAGAGAAGCCCTGAAAGGAGTTGGAAAGAAGTGTTTCTAGACAACATCAATGTCTAACTCAACATTGCTCAATGAGCAACTGACAGTTCTCTCTTATTTCTCAACAGCAGAAGATGTAGAAGATATTTGTGAgatacaaacaaaaaattatataaaatatatttccttaatTGTATCAATAGCTTTTGAAAAATGATCAACCTTCCGATCTTAAATGATCAAATAACCTTCTAATTCACATAAAGACTTTCCCTGGTGGAtcaattgtaaagaatctgcctgagatgtgGGTTCTCACCctagttgggaaaatcccttggagaaggaaatgacaacccactccagtattcttgcctaggaaatcccatggacagaggagcctggtgggctacagtctatagggctgcAACTCAGCGACTAAAGCAAACTTAGAGAGAAGGCGTCTAAAGAGATCTTTGATATTGCTTTTGTACATTCTGAGGAGCCTTTTTTCAAATATCTTGCTGTTAAAATAGAAAAGAGCAATAAAGAAATGTGTTAGTCAATGTTGTAAAGTACCTGCAACAACAGTAGTATAAAGATACcaattcaaaaattttttctGGTTTCTCTTAAGAGGTATTGTTACTCGTGCTATTTTCTGTAACTAAGCTGGTTTAGTATTGCAATGAATCATTTAAAGATGCTCTCCATCTCTTTGGAGAAAATGTGCTGAAAAGAAAGAGGGGGAGAAAAGGACAATTGAAGGAATCCTCATACATATTCAGACATTATGGGTCAGTATCCCTCCTTTCTACACATGGTCTCTAACCAACTAGGAAAGTAACATAGGAATCCAGCAAATATGGATCATAGCCATTTATTCttacaaaatttttgttttaaatataattgaatCCCCAGTGTACCCTCTTGCAAGGGTACAAATCCAGTGCAGAATTTGGTGCCACAGATCAAACTCATTTATCCAGAAATGAAGCCTTATTTCCCACTATCTCTAAGAGTGGAGAGAGGCGAAAGAAACCAGGTTTAACACAAGAAGTCATACCTGGGCTTAAACACATATGTTCTATCCACAAGCAGAATCAATCACACCCCCGTCCTGTGGACAAGCATGTTAACTGAAAGCCTGAGATCCCATGTTCTATTTCATCTCTCAATGTCATTAATCAGTTAAACCACAGGAAGCTGTGAACTAGAGGATTGACAGACAGGATGGGAGTTCACTGCCTTTCCCAGCATTCCCAGATATTCCAAATTATGGACTGAGGCAGGAAGCACCTACTGGGAGCAAATCACAACCCAAACAACACCAAGAAAATTCAGAGAGCACCAGCTCATGCAGCAGGGTGCATTATAGAAGACGAATCCCAGAAGCAGGAAACTCTGATTTTTCTCTTGGAATTCCTGGTGACCTGCCCATAATACCCTCTGCATAGAGAAACCCTAAATTCAATCTGGACTTGAAAATCAAATCATGTCCTGATTTGATTAGCAAATCATATCCTGAGAGGAGGGAGGGGTCTTCACCTTTACTACCCTAAACTGTCTGGAGACAGACAACCTTCAGGCTTTATTATCCTGATACGTCTTCCTATAGAAACATTCTTAAATGCAATGACTGAAAATGCCTTGCATAGAGGAATTGGACTATGCAGAAAAGTTCATGGAAAAATCTCTGTATTAAACAATATTACTTTGACATTTGTAaagtagaaaaaaggaaatacatggACAAAAAACACATAATCAtagtaaatgtattttttccatGACATACaaagttaagaaaaaattttaaataaagttacaGAAGAGCTATTTGAcataatgagaaaaaatttaTATTCAGAAACTCTATATTATTAAAGCccagaaaaagaacacaaaaagttTAGGAGTCAAAATTTTACTTCTGCAGCGCACACTACACAGAAGCTGTGGGCAACTCAGTAAGAAGGGAGacagtggtttagtcactaggtcgtgtccgactctggtgaccccaaggactgttcagttcagttcagtcgctcagtcatgtccaactctttgcaaccccatgaatcgcagcacgccaggcttccctgtccatcaccagctcctggagttcatgcagactcacgtccatcgagtccgtgatgccatccagccacctcatcctctgtcgtccccttctcctcctgaccccaatccctcccagcatcagagtcttttccaatgagtcaactcttcacatgaggtggccaaagtactggagtttcagctttagcatcattccttccaaagaaatcccagggctgatctccttcagaatggactggttggatctccttgcagtccaagggactctcaagagtcttctccaacaccacagttcaaaagcatcaattcttcggcgctcagccttcttcacagtccaactctcacatccatacaggaccacaggaaaaaccatagctttgactagacggaccttagtcggcaaagttaatgtctctgcttttgaatatactatctaggttggtcataagttttcttccaaggagtaagcgtcttttaatttcatggctgcagtcaccatctgcagtgattttggagcccaaaaatataaagtctgacactgtttctactgtttccccatctatttcccatgaagtgatgggatcagatgccatgatcttcgttttctgaatgttgagctttaagccaactttttcactctccactttcactttcatcaagaggctttttagctcctcttcactttctgccataagggtggtgtcatctgcatatctgaggtgactgatatttctcccagcaatctggattccactttgtgtttcttccagtccagcgtttctcatgatgtactctgcatagaagttaaataagcagggtgacaatatacagctttgaggtactccttttcctatttggaaccagtctgttgttccatgtccagttctaactgttgcttcctgacctgcatacagatttctcaagaggcagtacaggtggtctggtattcccatctctttcagaattttccacagtttattgtgatccacacagtcaaaggttttggcataatcaatcaagcagaaatagatgtttttctggaactctcttgctttttccatgatccagtggatgttggcaatttgatctctggttcctctgccttttctaaaaccagcttgaacatcagtgagttcacggttcatgtattgcttaagcctggcttggagaattttgagcattactttactagcatgtgagatgagtgcaattgtgcagtagtttgagcattctttgtcattgcctttcttgggaattggaatgaaaacggaccttttccagtcctatggccactgctgagttttccaaacttgctggcatattgagtgcagcactgtcacaaatcatctttcaggaaatgaaatagctccactggaattccatcacttccactagctttgttctcagtgatgctttctaaggcccacttgacttcacattccaggatgtctggctctagattagtgatcacaccatcgtgattacctcgattgtgaagaccttttttgtacagttcttccatgtattcttgccacctcttcttagtatcttctgcttctgttaggtccatactatttctgtcctttatcgagcccatctttgcatgaaatgttcccttggtatctctaattttcttgaagagatctctagtctttcccactctgtccgtgggatttcccaggggagaataccggagtggggtgccacttgcttctccaggaaatattcccatcccaggactcaaacccatgtctgcagcatggcaggcagattctttgccaactgagctatgagggaagcttttTATAGAAGGGAGGGGAAGTGCTTTTTCTAGAGTATGGGCTTTGCTGAATGCATCCACGTATGGATGAGATGGGAGCAGGTACTCTTTAGGTTTAGGTACTCTCAGAAAGCAGAGCTAGATCAGCAACTGTATATCTCAGAAAACATTGCTCAAGAGAGGGGAGAAATACAATAGGAAAACTATGTCATTGGTGAGAAAAGATCGCAGTCACGTAAAAGACTCAGTCACAGTTGCCTTGTGGACTTCAGAGGTCCGATTAGAAACACTTTTTCCTGCTGTCTTTTTGAGACCATTAACACCGCATTAGACACAACACAGTCTGATTTCCTATGAGAACTGATTTTTGTCAGTGGAGTTAACAGTAACTCAAAAGCAAGAAaacatctttctgttttttttcttctttctttttttatttttatttttttaaatttatttattttaattggaggctaattattttacaatattgtattggttttgccatacatcaacgtgaatccaccatgggtgtacacgtgttccccatcctgaacccccctcccacctcattccccataccatctctctgggtcatcccagtgcatcagccccaaggatcctgtatcatgcttcaaacctggactggcgattcgtttcatatatgatatacatgtttcaataccattctcccaaatcatcccaccctgtccctctcccacagagtccaaaagactgttctatacatctgtgtctcttttgctgtctcacaaacagggttatcattaccatctttctaaattccatatatatgcgttagtatactgtattggtgtttttctttttggtttacttcactctgtataataggctccagtttcatccacctcattagaactgattcaaatatattcttctttctttcttttcttccttcctcctatcttttttcttatttatgtgcccatgaaaattacagaaatacaagaaattataaaaattggaaagattatataaaatatcttctGATTCAAAGAACTAGATctacaatttaataataaaactttaaagtaaAAACACCTAAAATTATACCACTAAACACAGAAAAGTCTCATTTAAACAAATCTTAGGTTGAAGATATGAAAACGTTTCCAgatattcataaaataatatttcacaaATTGTTGCAAAAATGTCTATAAACAACAAggagttttcaaatttgcataGCTCTATAAATACCAGtgttaataaataagaaataataataaattaagttagaaccagatgtggaacagcagactggttccaaattagaaaaggagtccgttaaggctgtatattgttaccctgcttatttaacttatatgcagagtacaccatgagaaacgctgggctggatgaagcacaagctggaatcaagattgccaagagaaatatcaataaactcagatatgcaaaggacaccacccttatggaagaaaacaaagaactaaagaggcttttgatgaaagtgaaagaagaaagtgaaaaagcttgtttaaaactaaacattcagaaaactaagatcatggcatccactcctatcacttcatggcaaatagatggggaaacaatgaaaacagtgacagactttattttcttgggctccaaaaatcactgcagatggtgactgcagccatgaaattaaaaggcacttgctccttggaagaaaagctatgaccaaactagatagcatattaaaaagcagagacactcctttgccaacaaaggtccgtctagtcaaagctatggttttcccagtagtcatgtatggatgtgagagttggaccataaataaagctgaggactgaagaattgatgcttttgaactgtggtgttgaagaagactcttgagagtcccttggactgcaaggagatccaaccagtccatcctaaaggaaatcagtcctgaatactcattggaaggactgatattgaagctgaaactccaatattttggccacctaaagtGAACAACTggctcatttcaaaagaccccgatgctggggaagattgagggcaggaggaggacgaccgaggatgggatggctggatggcatcaccgactggatggacgtgagtctgcgtgaactccaggagttggtgatggacagggaggcctggcgtgctgcagtccatcgggtcgcaaagagtcggacacgactgagcgactgaactgaactaaactgaatgaattaattaaCCATACATTTTAGAcatgagaaaataatataaagaaagagtaataaatatttttggattaatatttaaaatctctTAAATGACAGCAGTAATAAATTCAGAAACATTCTCTAAAGCTAAAGGtaacaataaaatggataaatcgTTTGCTAatttatcaagaaaaataatgctggaaaacaaagaaaaaaattttcgcTAAGAGAATACATAACCCAGCAGTATACAAATGTGTTAGAGAATCTGATAGAATGAATGGTTCTTCTAAGGGAAGACTGAttgtaaaaaaaaagttaccacaaaggagattaaagaataattaacagaagaaataaaataataaaagtacaaTCTTCTTCCCCAAAAAAACCTGTTATtcacaattattaaaaaatagataatgaTGGTTGAACTCTTGGAGAACATAGGGAAAGAAGGGATGTTTCAGAATAAATTCTATGACTAAGCTAGCAAAAACAGCTCAGAAATGATAGGCCAGTGCTACTCTCAAACATCAATGTAAAAGTGCATAAGAGAAACGCGCAGATGCGCCACacagcttcagtcgtgtccgactctgtgtaacgcTGTGTAGGCGCCCCGCCAGCCGCCAGGCTGcgctgtccacggggttctccaggcaagaagactggagtgggttgccatgccctcctccaccggatcttcccaacccagggatcgaacccacacctcttgtgtctcctgctttggcaggcgggttctttaccactagtgccacctgctgctactgctaagtcacttcagtcgtgtccgactctgtgcgaccccatagacggcagcccaccaggctcccccgtccctggaattctccaggcaagaacactgtagtgggttgccatttccttctccactgcatgaaagtgaaaagtgaaagtgaagtttctcagtcgtgtccgaccctcagcgaccccgtggactgcagcctaccaggctcctccgtccatgggattttccaggcaagagtgccgcctgggaagcccaataaaaatgCAAGtacacaaagaaaaaaacctcAGTAGCGAAGTAGGAAATAACATACTGCAACCAGGTTAGTTGTATTATAGAAGAAGAGAATACTTTGATATTATAAAATCTATTAGTATAAAAATGCATTAATTTTCAGAGTAAATCATGAAATCATgtcaaaagataaagaaaacatttgttaaaattaaacatttatttttaatcccaGTGATTAAATAAAAGGTACAATACTTCAACCAAAAGATTTGACCATATTTATCAGAAAACACTGAGAGCATTTCACTTAATCTCAGAAACCAATAAAAGATGGCTCTGCTCAAAAGTATTCTTAAATTTATTCTAGAGCTACTATTAATCAAAGCACTCATATTGCAGcaatcaataaaaaagaatgaatgaaaggtCAGTTCATAGACTTGAACACAAATTTTTAGATATAGTAAAAATTGCTCAACCTGACtcataaaaaattaattcaataataaggcaacacacacatacatacacacacacacaggatcccTCATGACAGTAACATGATTAAATGTATCTTCTCTAGAGAAAGCTTAAATGTTCTTCCGCTGAAAATAGCTACTAACATTGTTTATTCCAATTCCATTAcagcttctggaagctcaggTTCTCAAGGGAGCAAGTACTGATCCCTTAGGCTCCAACTCTAAACTCCCCAGTTAAAAGGAGGCACACAGAGGCCTTGGTGGCCAATCAGCCTTTACCAGCTGCAGAAAGAGAATCTGGATGCAGTTTCCGTGTAAGTAAAACAGAGCTCAGcccatttttcaaaatcagccgTGTGTTATCCCAGTGTGTGCTAGAAATGGTGGACCAAAGGGTCAGAGCCAATGTTCTAGTAAGTTTCACCCCAAGACCAGGAATAAAGGCTTCATCCCTGCTGGCGTAATGAAAAATGGAGTGAAATAGGCTGAGTTTGCCCAAGAAGGATATGAGTCAACAAATGATTGAGAGATTAAccgagtgaatgaatgagtcgCAAATGGCTTTAGCATATTATTTGCTTGTGATATTATGACCAGTTTTGAGTGCCCATTCAAAGCCTGGTCCTGTGCTTGGAACTTTATATAAATCATCTCATTCTAAGTCACCATTACAAAGCAGAATTAGCttctttctcttactttttttatTAATCTCAAAAGCaattaaagcta
Coding sequences:
- the LOC138093052 gene encoding putative olfactory receptor 5AK3; this translates as MEQNNGTRVTEFILLGFAGQHKSWHVLFIVFLVIYVVALVGNIGMILLIKTDSSLHTPMYFFLQNLAFVDLCYTSAITPKMLQNLVETEQSISLIGCMVQLLVYGAFATSDCYILAAMAVDRYVAICNPLRYGTVMSQRVCSQLLTGSYFKGFLNASVNTSFTFSLNFCKSNKINHFFCDAPPILALSCSSIYLNIMFLTVFVGFNLTFTVSVVIFSYIFILAAILKISSAAGRKKAFSTCASHLTAVTIFYGTLSYMYLHNRTIESQEQEKMASVFYGIIIPMLNPLIYSLRNQDVREALKGVGKKCF